The following proteins are co-located in the Streptomyces sp. DT2A-34 genome:
- a CDS encoding DUF2252 domain-containing protein, whose translation MSVPQLNDEQRGDEILAVFDTAFGELLAADPAAFRVKFRKMAASAFAFYRGTACLFYHDLDAEKRGGPYLDERTSRVWIHGDLHAENFGTYMDANGRLIFNVNDFDEAYVGPFTWDLKRFAASVALIGYAKALSDEQITELVQIYAGAYRERVHALATGAKSDEVPPFTLDTAQGPLLDALRDARALTRFGLLDSMTEIRDFERRFASGGGSIELDAATRYKVLAAFDGYLETLPDSSLTRPDSYRVKDVVGRRGIGIGSAGLPSYNILLEGHSDALENDVVIYIKQAQTPAVSRHITDPAIREYFQHEGHRTVISQRALQAHADPWLGWTELDGAGQLVAEVSPYAVDLDWGDIDDPEEIAAVVADLGRATATMHAAADDTSGESLVPFSTERAIDAAIAADEDGFAELLVDFAHGYGARARADHQTFVDLFRNGRIPGL comes from the coding sequence ATGTCGGTCCCCCAGCTCAACGACGAGCAGCGCGGCGACGAGATCCTCGCCGTCTTCGACACCGCCTTCGGCGAGCTCCTGGCCGCCGACCCGGCCGCGTTCCGCGTGAAGTTCCGGAAGATGGCGGCGTCGGCGTTCGCGTTCTATCGCGGCACGGCGTGCCTCTTCTACCACGACCTGGACGCGGAGAAGCGCGGCGGCCCCTACCTCGACGAGCGGACGTCCCGGGTCTGGATCCACGGCGACCTGCACGCGGAGAACTTCGGCACGTACATGGACGCCAACGGTCGGCTGATCTTCAACGTCAACGACTTCGACGAGGCGTACGTCGGCCCCTTCACCTGGGACCTCAAGCGCTTCGCCGCCTCGGTCGCCCTCATCGGGTACGCCAAGGCGCTCAGCGACGAGCAGATCACCGAGCTGGTGCAGATCTACGCGGGCGCGTACCGCGAGCGTGTGCACGCCCTGGCCACCGGCGCCAAGAGCGACGAGGTCCCGCCGTTCACGCTGGACACCGCCCAGGGACCGCTCCTGGACGCGCTGCGGGACGCCCGCGCGCTGACCCGCTTCGGGCTGCTGGACTCGATGACCGAGATCCGGGACTTCGAGCGCCGCTTCGCTTCCGGCGGCGGCTCCATCGAGCTGGACGCGGCCACGCGCTACAAGGTGCTCGCGGCCTTCGACGGCTACCTGGAGACGCTGCCGGACTCCTCGCTGACCCGCCCTGACTCGTACCGGGTGAAGGACGTGGTCGGCCGCCGCGGCATCGGCATCGGATCGGCCGGGCTGCCGTCGTACAACATCCTTCTGGAGGGCCACAGCGACGCCCTGGAGAACGATGTCGTGATCTACATCAAGCAGGCCCAGACCCCGGCCGTCTCCCGCCACATCACCGACCCGGCGATCCGCGAGTACTTCCAGCACGAGGGTCACCGCACGGTGATCTCCCAGCGCGCCCTGCAGGCGCACGCCGACCCGTGGCTGGGCTGGACCGAGCTGGACGGCGCGGGCCAGCTGGTCGCCGAGGTCTCGCCGTACGCCGTGGACCTGGACTGGGGCGACATCGACGACCCGGAGGAGATCGCGGCGGTCGTCGCCGACCTCGGCCGGGCCACGGCCACGATGCACGCGGCTGCGGACGACACCTCCGGCGAGTCGCTGGTGCCGTTCTCCACCGAGCGGGCCATCGACGCGGCCATCGCGGCCGACGAGGACGGCTTCGCGGAGCTCCTGGTCGACTTCGCGCACGGCTACGGCGCACGCGCGCGTGCCGACCACCAGACCTTCGTGGACCTGTTCCGCAACGGCCGGATTCCGGGTCTGTGA
- the dnaE gene encoding DNA polymerase III subunit alpha, with the protein MSKPPFTHLHVHTQYSLLDGAARLKDMFNACNEMGMTHIAMSDHGNLHGAYDFFHSAKKAGVTPIIGIEAYVAPESRRNKRKIQWGQPHQKRDDVSGSGGYTHKTMWAVNKTGLHNIFRLSSDAYAKGWLQKWPRMDKETISQWSEGIVASTGCPSGEVQTRLRLGQEEEALKAAADYQDIFGKDKYFLELMDHGIDIEHRVRDGLLEIGRKLGIPPLVTNDSHYTYAHEATAHDALLCIQTGKNLSDPDRFKFDGTGYYLKSTDEMYAIDSSDAWQQGCANTLLVAEMVDTTGMFEAKNLMPTFDIPEGYTEVTWFKEEVRRGMERRFPGGIPEDRQKQAEYEMDVIISMGFPGYFLVVADFIMWAKNNGIAVGPGRGSAAGSIVAYAMGITDLDPIPHGLIFERFLNPERISMPDVDIDFDERRRVEVIRYVTEKYGADKVAMIGTYGKIKAKNAIKDSARVLGYPYAMGDRLTKAMPADVLGKGIDLNGITDPSHPRYSEAGEIRAMYENEPDVKKVIDTAKGVEGLVRQMGVHAAGVIMSSETITEHVPVWVRHTDGVTITQWDYPSCESLGLLKMDFLGLRNLTIMDDAVKMVKSNKGIDIDLLSLPLDDPTTFDLLQRGDTLGVFQFDGGPMRSLLRLMKPDNFEDISAVSALYRPGPMGMDSHTNYALRKNKLQEITPIHKELEEPLREVLDVTYGLIVYQEQVQKAAQIIAGYSLGEADILRRVMGKKKPEELAKNFVLFQDGARKKGYSDEAIQALWDVLVPFAGYAFNKAHSAAYGLVSYWTAYLKANHPAEYMAALLTSVKDDKDKSAVYLNECRRMGIKVLPPNVNESVHNFAAQGDDVILFGLEAVRNVGTNVVESIIRSRKAKGKYASFPDYLDKVEAVACNKRTTESLIKAGAFDTLGHTRKGLTAHFEPMIDNVVAVKRKEAEGQFDLFGGMGEEETDEPGFGLDVQFTDEEWDKTYLLAQEREMLGLYVSDHPLFGLEHVLSDKADAGIAQLTGGEHADGAVVTIGGIISGLQRKMTKQGNAWAIATVEDLAGSIECMFFPATYQLVSTQLVEDAVVFVKGRLDKREDVPRLVAMELQVPDLSNAGTNAPVILTIPATRVTPPMVNRLGEILSHHKGDSEVRIKLQGPTKTTVLRLDRHRVKPDPALFGDLKVLLGPSCLAG; encoded by the coding sequence GTGTCAAAGCCGCCGTTCACGCACCTGCACGTCCACACCCAGTACTCGCTGCTGGACGGTGCCGCGCGGCTCAAGGACATGTTCAACGCCTGCAACGAGATGGGCATGACGCACATCGCCATGTCCGACCACGGCAACCTCCATGGGGCGTACGACTTCTTCCACTCCGCGAAGAAGGCCGGAGTCACCCCGATCATCGGCATCGAGGCATATGTCGCGCCCGAGTCGCGGCGCAACAAGCGCAAGATCCAGTGGGGCCAGCCGCACCAGAAGCGGGACGACGTCTCCGGTTCCGGTGGTTACACCCACAAGACCATGTGGGCCGTGAACAAGACGGGCCTGCACAACATCTTCCGGCTGTCCTCGGACGCGTACGCCAAGGGCTGGCTGCAGAAGTGGCCCCGGATGGACAAGGAGACCATCTCCCAGTGGTCCGAGGGGATCGTCGCCTCCACCGGCTGCCCCTCCGGCGAGGTCCAGACCCGGCTGCGGCTGGGCCAGGAGGAGGAGGCCCTCAAGGCGGCCGCCGACTACCAGGACATCTTCGGCAAGGACAAGTACTTCCTGGAGCTGATGGACCACGGCATCGACATCGAGCACCGGGTCCGTGACGGCCTGCTGGAGATCGGCAGGAAGCTCGGCATCCCCCCGCTGGTCACCAACGACTCGCACTACACGTACGCGCACGAGGCGACCGCCCACGACGCGCTGCTGTGCATCCAGACCGGCAAGAACCTCTCCGACCCGGACCGCTTCAAGTTCGACGGCACCGGCTACTACCTGAAGTCCACGGACGAGATGTACGCCATCGACTCCTCGGACGCCTGGCAGCAGGGCTGCGCCAACACGCTCCTCGTCGCCGAGATGGTCGACACCACCGGCATGTTCGAGGCCAAGAACCTCATGCCGACGTTCGACATCCCCGAGGGCTACACCGAGGTCACCTGGTTCAAGGAGGAGGTCCGCCGCGGCATGGAGCGCCGCTTCCCCGGCGGCATCCCCGAGGACCGACAGAAGCAGGCCGAGTACGAGATGGACGTCATCATCTCGATGGGCTTCCCCGGCTACTTCCTCGTCGTCGCCGACTTCATCATGTGGGCCAAGAACAACGGCATCGCGGTCGGCCCCGGCCGAGGATCCGCGGCCGGTTCGATCGTCGCGTACGCCATGGGCATCACCGACCTCGACCCGATCCCGCACGGCCTGATCTTCGAGCGGTTCCTCAACCCCGAGCGCATCTCGATGCCCGATGTCGACATCGACTTCGACGAGCGCCGGCGCGTCGAGGTGATCCGGTACGTGACCGAGAAGTACGGCGCCGACAAGGTCGCCATGATCGGCACCTACGGCAAGATCAAGGCGAAGAACGCGATCAAGGACTCCGCGCGCGTACTGGGCTACCCGTACGCCATGGGCGACCGCCTCACCAAGGCGATGCCCGCCGACGTCCTCGGCAAGGGCATCGACCTCAACGGCATCACCGACCCCTCGCACCCCCGCTACAGCGAGGCGGGCGAGATCCGGGCGATGTACGAGAACGAGCCGGACGTGAAGAAGGTCATCGACACCGCGAAGGGCGTCGAGGGCCTGGTGCGGCAGATGGGTGTGCACGCGGCCGGCGTGATCATGTCCAGTGAGACCATCACCGAGCACGTGCCCGTCTGGGTCAGGCACACCGACGGCGTGACCATCACGCAGTGGGACTACCCGAGCTGCGAGTCGCTCGGCCTGCTGAAGATGGACTTCCTCGGTCTGCGCAACCTGACGATCATGGACGACGCCGTCAAGATGGTGAAGTCCAACAAGGGCATCGACATCGATCTGCTGAGCCTCCCGCTCGACGATCCAACGACCTTCGACCTGCTCCAGCGCGGCGACACCCTCGGCGTCTTCCAGTTCGACGGCGGCCCCATGCGCTCGCTGCTGCGCCTGATGAAGCCCGACAACTTCGAAGACATCTCCGCTGTCTCCGCGCTCTACCGTCCCGGCCCGATGGGCATGGACTCGCACACCAACTACGCGCTGCGCAAGAACAAGCTCCAGGAGATCACCCCCATCCACAAGGAGCTCGAAGAGCCCCTCAGGGAGGTCCTGGACGTCACCTACGGCCTGATCGTCTACCAGGAGCAGGTGCAGAAGGCCGCCCAGATCATCGCCGGCTACTCGCTCGGCGAAGCCGACATCCTCCGCCGTGTGATGGGCAAGAAGAAGCCCGAGGAACTGGCGAAGAACTTCGTCCTCTTCCAGGACGGCGCCCGCAAGAAGGGGTACAGCGACGAGGCCATCCAGGCCCTGTGGGACGTGCTGGTCCCGTTCGCCGGCTACGCGTTCAACAAGGCGCACTCCGCCGCGTACGGCCTGGTCTCGTACTGGACCGCCTACCTCAAGGCGAACCACCCCGCCGAGTACATGGCGGCGCTGCTGACCTCCGTCAAGGACGACAAGGACAAGTCGGCGGTCTACCTCAACGAGTGCCGCCGTATGGGCATCAAGGTGCTCCCGCCGAATGTCAACGAGTCGGTGCACAACTTCGCCGCCCAGGGCGACGACGTGATCCTCTTCGGCCTCGAGGCCGTGCGCAACGTCGGCACGAACGTGGTCGAGTCGATCATCAGGAGCCGCAAGGCCAAGGGCAAGTACGCCTCCTTCCCCGACTATCTCGACAAGGTCGAGGCGGTCGCCTGCAACAAGCGCACCACGGAGTCGCTGATCAAGGCGGGCGCTTTCGACACCCTGGGGCACACCCGCAAGGGCCTCACCGCGCACTTCGAGCCGATGATCGACAACGTGGTCGCGGTCAAGCGCAAGGAGGCCGAGGGCCAGTTCGACCTCTTCGGCGGCATGGGCGAGGAGGAGACCGACGAGCCCGGCTTCGGACTCGACGTGCAGTTCACCGACGAGGAGTGGGACAAGACCTATCTGCTCGCCCAGGAGCGGGAGATGCTCGGTCTGTACGTCTCCGACCACCCGCTCTTCGGCCTGGAACACGTCCTGTCCGACAAGGCGGACGCCGGCATCGCCCAGCTGACGGGCGGCGAGCACGCCGACGGCGCGGTGGTGACCATCGGCGGCATCATCTCCGGCCTCCAGCGCAAGATGACCAAGCAGGGCAACGCCTGGGCGATCGCCACGGTCGAGGATCTCGCCGGTTCCATCGAGTGCATGTTCTTCCCGGCGACGTACCAGCTCGTCTCGACCCAACTCGTCGAGGACGCCGTCGTGTTCGTCAAGGGCCGCCTCGACAAGCGCGAGGACGTGCCCCGGCTGGTCGCGATGGAGCTCCAGGTCCCCGACCTGTCCAACGCGGGCACCAACGCCCCCGTGATCCTCACCATCCCGGCCACCAGGGTCACCCCGCCGATGGTCAACCGCCTCGGCGAGATCCTCAGCCACCACAAGGGCGACAGCGAGGTCCGCATCAAGCTCCAGGGCCCGACAAAGACGACGGTGCTCCGGCTGGACCGGCACCGGGTGAAGCCCGACCCGGCGCTGTTCGGTGACCTGAAGGTGCTGCTCGGCCCGTCCTGCCTGGCGGGCTGA
- a CDS encoding NYN domain-containing protein has protein sequence MDRCIVLVDAGYLLGAAASLLAGEPSRSRITVDHTALIQGLRERAESDTQQPLLRIYWFDGAPDRVPQPEHRRLRVMPRVTVRLGALTRSDGRWAQKGVDAAMHAELTELARNRACSDVVLVTGDGDLLPGMMAAKEHGVAVHLWAVQAADGDYNQSEDLVAEADERRVLDRTWITKAVRAKELTGVCAPPPVPRPEIAAILSAPLPDSALGARTERSAEDGEHAPPATASENGTQERVPAPKGVPTPKDLAALRAPGVQPAQPPASATLRWSSDKGWVDRPGVAAEPPDAASMPTLAQLTTAEQRWADREEDITTVGGDPYEVGQVFARRWMERLGEQGHLQKLSGMYPRIPHRIDGELLRYAARFGLLAHKDDQIDEHDRYAIRAGFWREIDVRTAAEHAPVGE, from the coding sequence GTGGACCGCTGCATCGTCCTGGTGGACGCCGGGTATCTGCTGGGGGCCGCCGCGAGCCTCCTCGCCGGGGAGCCCTCCCGGTCCCGGATCACCGTCGACCACACCGCCCTCATCCAGGGGCTGCGCGAACGCGCCGAGTCCGACACCCAGCAGCCCCTGCTGCGCATCTACTGGTTCGACGGCGCCCCCGACCGCGTCCCCCAGCCCGAGCACCGCAGGCTGCGCGTGATGCCCCGGGTCACCGTCCGGCTGGGCGCCCTCACCCGCAGCGACGGCCGCTGGGCCCAGAAGGGCGTGGACGCCGCGATGCACGCCGAGCTCACCGAGCTGGCCCGCAACCGCGCCTGCTCGGACGTGGTGCTGGTGACCGGCGACGGCGATCTGCTGCCGGGCATGATGGCCGCCAAGGAGCACGGCGTCGCCGTACACCTGTGGGCGGTGCAAGCCGCCGACGGGGACTACAACCAGTCCGAGGACCTGGTCGCCGAGGCCGACGAACGGCGCGTCCTCGACCGTACGTGGATCACCAAGGCCGTACGCGCCAAGGAGCTCACCGGCGTCTGCGCGCCGCCGCCCGTGCCCCGGCCCGAGATCGCCGCGATCCTGTCCGCGCCGCTGCCCGACTCCGCGCTCGGCGCGCGGACCGAGCGGTCCGCCGAGGACGGCGAACACGCCCCGCCGGCCACCGCCTCGGAGAACGGCACGCAGGAGCGGGTACCGGCGCCCAAGGGCGTGCCCACGCCGAAGGACCTCGCCGCCCTGCGCGCGCCCGGCGTCCAGCCGGCCCAGCCCCCCGCGAGCGCGACGCTGCGCTGGTCCTCGGACAAGGGGTGGGTCGACCGGCCCGGCGTCGCGGCCGAGCCGCCCGACGCCGCCTCCATGCCGACGCTCGCGCAGCTGACCACGGCGGAGCAGCGATGGGCCGACCGGGAGGAGGACATCACCACGGTCGGCGGCGATCCGTACGAGGTGGGGCAGGTCTTCGCGCGGCGGTGGATGGAGCGGCTGGGGGAGCAGGGCCATCTGCAGAAGCTCTCCGGGATGTATCCGCGGATCCCGCATCGGATCGACGGGGAGCTGCTGCGGTACGCCGCCCGGTTCGGGTTGCTCGCGCACAAGGACGACCAGATCGACGAGCATGATCGGTACGCGATCCGGGCCGGGTTCTGGCGGGAGATCGATGTGCGGACGGCCGCGGAGCACGCCCCCGTGGGCGAATGA
- a CDS encoding ABC transporter ATP-binding protein: MCAVRGLTKTYPAVRGRRGAPATPEVRATDDVRLDIRGGEIFGLLGPNGAGKTTLVRQLTGLMRPDTGSVEILGHDIVRHPERAARILAYLGQESTALDELTVSLAAETTGRLRGLDVRRARAERDAVLDELGLGPLAGRPIKKLSGGQRRLACFAATLVGERPLLVLDEPTTAMDPVARRAVWSAVDRRRAERGTTVLLVTHNVIEAETVLDRVAVLDRGRVIACDTPSGLKEQVAGEVRVELLWRDRAPLEVPEVAALQDRVVESGRRWTLRLAPEEARAVVATVTGGAAFAALDDFTLATPSLEDVYLALGGAAQQGLVKA; the protein is encoded by the coding sequence GTGTGTGCCGTGCGCGGGCTGACCAAGACCTACCCGGCCGTACGAGGGCGGCGCGGGGCGCCCGCAACGCCCGAGGTGCGCGCCACCGACGACGTACGGCTGGACATCCGGGGCGGCGAGATCTTCGGGCTGCTCGGCCCGAACGGCGCCGGCAAGACCACACTCGTACGGCAGCTCACCGGGCTGATGCGGCCCGACACCGGCAGCGTGGAGATCCTCGGGCACGACATCGTGCGGCACCCGGAGCGGGCCGCGCGCATTCTCGCCTACCTCGGGCAGGAGTCGACCGCCCTCGACGAGCTGACCGTGTCCCTCGCCGCCGAGACGACCGGGCGGCTGCGCGGCCTGGACGTGCGGCGGGCGCGGGCCGAGCGGGACGCCGTACTCGACGAGCTGGGCCTCGGGCCGCTCGCCGGGCGGCCGATCAAGAAGCTGTCCGGCGGACAGCGGCGGCTCGCTTGCTTCGCCGCCACGCTGGTGGGGGAGCGGCCGCTGCTCGTGCTCGACGAGCCGACCACCGCGATGGACCCGGTGGCGCGGCGGGCCGTGTGGTCGGCCGTGGACCGGCGGCGGGCCGAGCGCGGTACGACCGTGCTGCTCGTCACCCACAACGTCATCGAGGCCGAGACCGTGCTCGACCGGGTCGCGGTGCTCGACCGGGGCCGTGTGATCGCCTGCGACACGCCGTCCGGGCTCAAGGAACAGGTCGCGGGCGAGGTGCGGGTCGAGCTGCTGTGGCGGGACCGGGCGCCCCTGGAGGTGCCCGAGGTCGCCGCGCTGCAGGACCGGGTCGTGGAGTCCGGGCGGCGCTGGACGCTGCGGCTCGCCCCCGAGGAGGCCCGCGCGGTCGTCGCCACCGTCACCGGCGGGGCCGCCTTCGCCGCGCTGGACGACTTCACGCTGGCCACGCCGAGCCTGGAGGACGTCTATCTGGCGCTGGGCGGGGCCGCGCAGCAGGGGCTGGTGAAGGCTTGA
- a CDS encoding ABC transporter permease: MSVVPAEVLPGSALAVDETARPAAAELGPRARLWPSLCAVYRAQLSRARVARIPLLFVATFQSIGIMILMRGVVDGGAEAQAVVAGSAVLVVAFVALNLLAQYFGQLRASGGLDHYATLPVPPAAVVLGAAGAYASFTVPGTVVTALFGCVLFGLPVAHLWVLVAVIPLAGAALAGLGAALGLLAPRPELATLLGQLGMSAALLLGVLPADRMPEVVRFARDLLPSTYGVEAFARTFGPHPDWAFVLGDLAVCGVVGVVSLAVATWAYRRAAVR; this comes from the coding sequence GTGAGTGTCGTACCCGCCGAGGTTCTGCCGGGCAGCGCCCTGGCCGTGGACGAGACGGCCCGTCCGGCCGCGGCCGAGCTCGGGCCGCGGGCGCGGCTGTGGCCGTCGCTGTGCGCCGTGTACCGGGCGCAGCTGTCCCGTGCCCGGGTCGCGCGCATTCCGCTGCTGTTCGTGGCGACCTTCCAGTCGATCGGGATCATGATCCTGATGCGCGGGGTCGTGGACGGCGGCGCCGAGGCGCAGGCCGTGGTGGCCGGGTCGGCGGTGCTCGTCGTGGCCTTCGTCGCGCTGAACCTGCTCGCGCAGTACTTCGGGCAGCTGCGGGCCAGCGGTGGGCTCGACCACTACGCCACACTGCCGGTGCCGCCGGCCGCGGTGGTGCTGGGGGCGGCGGGGGCGTACGCGTCCTTCACCGTGCCGGGGACCGTGGTGACGGCGCTCTTCGGGTGCGTGTTGTTCGGGTTGCCGGTGGCGCATCTGTGGGTGCTCGTCGCGGTGATTCCGCTGGCCGGGGCCGCGCTCGCCGGGCTGGGGGCGGCGCTCGGGCTGCTCGCGCCGCGGCCGGAACTGGCCACGCTGCTCGGGCAGTTGGGGATGTCAGCGGCGCTGCTGCTGGGGGTGCTGCCGGCCGACCGGATGCCGGAGGTGGTGCGGTTCGCGCGCGATCTACTGCCGTCGACGTACGGCGTGGAAGCCTTCGCGCGGACCTTCGGACCGCACCCCGACTGGGCCTTCGTGCTGGGTGACCTCGCCGTGTGCGGGGTGGTCGGCGTCGTCTCGCTGGCCGTCGCCACCTGGGCGTACCGCCGGGCTGCCGTCCGGTGA
- a CDS encoding AAA family ATPase → MTAPLTPPPPPRDQSSHHAWQQPAAGRAGSGPYDAVYGAPHGAQGPHGSHGAYGIYGSYGQDGPGMKTEVREAAVVAVVVAFFGALLGVLWWWLAPSVPLVGDVVDKSWVVYFKDTEGEQAVGVDGTFTLLALAFGLVSAVAVFVWRRRGGVPLVVGLAVGGFLGALLAWRVGVWLGPAEDVIGHAKEVGKGVTFSAPLKLGAKGAWLAWPLAALVVHLGLTALFGPRDAEPDQLQPSVAQQGPYGAPPA, encoded by the coding sequence GTGACCGCTCCGCTGACTCCTCCCCCGCCGCCCCGTGACCAGTCCTCCCACCACGCGTGGCAGCAGCCCGCTGCCGGGCGCGCGGGTTCCGGGCCGTATGACGCCGTGTACGGCGCGCCTCACGGGGCACAAGGTCCCCACGGCTCTCACGGCGCGTACGGCATATATGGCTCGTACGGACAGGACGGCCCTGGGATGAAGACCGAAGTGCGAGAGGCCGCCGTGGTCGCGGTCGTCGTGGCGTTCTTCGGAGCGCTGCTCGGGGTGCTGTGGTGGTGGCTGGCGCCGAGCGTGCCGCTGGTCGGGGACGTCGTCGACAAGAGCTGGGTCGTCTACTTCAAGGACACCGAGGGGGAGCAGGCGGTCGGGGTGGACGGAACGTTCACTCTGCTCGCGCTCGCGTTCGGGCTGGTGAGTGCGGTTGCCGTCTTTGTCTGGCGGCGGCGTGGGGGTGTGCCGCTGGTGGTGGGGCTGGCCGTCGGGGGGTTTCTCGGGGCGTTGCTGGCCTGGCGGGTCGGGGTGTGGCTGGGGCCTGCGGAGGATGTGATCGGCCACGCGAAGGAAGTGGGCAAGGGGGTTACGTTCTCGGCGCCGCTGAAGCTTGGTGCCAAGGGGGCGTGGCTGGCGTGGCCGCTGGCTGCGTTGGTGGTGCATCTGGGGTTGACGGCGTTGTTCGGGCCTCGGGATGCGGAGCCGGATCAGCTGCAGCCTTCGGTGGCTCAGCAGGGGCCGTACGGGGCGCCGCCGGCGTAG
- the ybaK gene encoding Cys-tRNA(Pro) deacylase has translation MAKKSKKTQQQSGGGTPATVALSAAGVEYTIHAYDHDPSHPSYGEEAAEAMGVSPDRVFKTLVADVDGTLTVAVVPVAGQLDLKALASAVRGKRAAMADPALAERTTGYVRGGISPLGQRKKLPTVVDASASTHPTICVSAGRRGLEVELSPEDLTNLTNATLAPIGRA, from the coding sequence ATGGCGAAGAAGTCGAAGAAGACCCAGCAGCAATCGGGCGGCGGCACCCCCGCGACGGTGGCGCTGTCGGCCGCGGGCGTCGAGTACACGATCCACGCCTACGACCACGACCCCTCCCACCCGTCCTACGGCGAGGAGGCCGCGGAGGCGATGGGCGTCTCCCCCGACAGGGTCTTCAAGACCCTCGTCGCCGACGTGGACGGCACCCTCACCGTGGCGGTGGTCCCGGTCGCCGGCCAGCTGGACCTCAAGGCCCTGGCGTCGGCGGTCCGCGGCAAGCGCGCCGCGATGGCCGACCCGGCCCTGGCGGAACGCACCACGGGCTACGTCCGGGGCGGCATCTCCCCGCTCGGCCAGCGCAAGAAGCTCCCCACGGTCGTGGACGCCTCGGCCTCCACCCACCCCACGATCTGCGTCTCGGCCGGCCGCCGCGGCCTGGAGGTCGAACTCTCCCCCGAAGACCTGACCAACCTCACGAACGCGACCCTCGCCCCCATCGGACGTGCGTGA
- a CDS encoding LON peptidase substrate-binding domain-containing protein gives MTVRLPLFPLNSVLFPGLVLPLNIFEERYRAMMRDLLKTPEEEPRRFAVVAIRDGHEVAQSAPGMPDPTSVPERGPAAGFGPDPVKAFHGVGCVADAATIRERADGTFEVLATGTTRVRLLSVDASGPFLTAELEELPEEPGDEAGALAEGVLRAFRQYQKRLAGARERSLSTTADLPDQPSVVSFLVAAAMMLDTPTKQRLLQAPDTASRLRDELKLLRTETSIIRTLPSLPASDLTRGPTSLN, from the coding sequence GTGACCGTCCGCCTTCCGCTCTTCCCCCTGAACTCGGTGCTGTTCCCGGGCCTCGTCCTTCCTCTGAACATCTTCGAGGAGCGCTATCGCGCCATGATGCGCGATCTGCTGAAGACCCCCGAGGAGGAACCGCGTCGTTTCGCCGTCGTGGCGATCCGCGACGGCCACGAGGTGGCCCAGAGCGCGCCCGGCATGCCGGACCCCACGTCCGTCCCCGAGCGCGGCCCCGCGGCGGGCTTCGGCCCGGACCCGGTCAAGGCGTTCCACGGGGTGGGCTGTGTGGCCGACGCGGCGACGATCCGGGAGCGGGCCGACGGCACGTTCGAGGTGCTGGCGACGGGAACGACGCGGGTCCGGCTGCTGTCGGTCGACGCCTCGGGCCCGTTCCTGACGGCGGAGCTGGAGGAGCTGCCGGAGGAGCCGGGCGACGAGGCGGGAGCCCTTGCCGAAGGGGTGCTGCGCGCGTTCCGCCAGTACCAGAAGCGCCTGGCGGGCGCCCGCGAACGCTCCCTGTCCACCACGGCCGACCTCCCCGACCAGCCCTCGGTCGTCTCCTTCCTGGTGGCGGCCGCGATGATGCTGGACACCCCGACGAAGCAGCGCCTGCTCCAGGCTCCGGACACCGCGTCCCGCCTGCGCGACGAACTGAAACTCCTTCGCACCGAGACCTCGATCATCCGTACTCTGCCGTCGCTGCCGGCGTCGGACCTGACGCGCGGTCCGACGAGTCTCAACTGA